The DNA window GCGGCGGAGCCGGGCGGGACGACATCACCGAAGGCATTCACAGCCATGAGCGCCGACACGGTCAGGTGCTCTCGGCGCTCGGTGGCAGTGCCGATCCCCGCCGGCACGGCGGCGTCCCGCCCCCGCCACGTGCTGACCGTCGCCCCGGTGCCCGCTCCGACCGCTCCGGTCGCCACCACATCGGCAGTCGCCGCCTCGGCCGCGGCGTAGCCGGCGTCCGCATCCGGTCGGACCGACGAGTCACCGACACCGAGATCGAACAGGACAGCGCCGACGATGATAGGAACCGGGCCCGCCGGGGTCGCCAGGCCGATGCCCCGCTCCTCGCACCACCTGGCCACGCCGTCGCACGCCGCCAGCCCGAAGGCCGATCCGCCGCTCAGCACCACGGCATCGACGTGCTGGACGAGCCGCTCCGGAGCGAGCAACTCCCACTCCCTCGTTCCCGGCGCGCCTCCCCGAACCTCTCCCGACGCCACCGTCCCGGGCGGGAGGAGGACAACGGTGCAGCCGGTCCGGGCCTTCTCGTCGCTCCAGTGGCCGACCCGCACGCCCGACAGGTCGGTGATCACGCGGACTTCGCCGCCCGCAAGCGGCACGACCTTGCGAACCGCTCGAGGGAAGCGGCGAGCTCCTCCCGACGTTCGAGCATGACCATGTGCCCGCATCCGGTCAGGGTCAGCAGCTCCGCCTCGGGCAGGGCGGCGACAAGGCGGCGCGCTTGCCAGGGCGGCGTCAACGCATCCCTGGAGCCGACGACGACCAGCGCCTCCCGGTCGACCGCCCCGAGATCGCGGCACAGGTCGACCGTCATGACGTCGGCCAGGAGCTCGGCCACGACGGCCACCGAGGTGTCGTCGATGATCTCCCGGGTCAGCTCGACGTGGGCCGGCCGCGGTGCGGCTCCGAAGGCGCCTCGGGCGATCAGGTAGGCCAGGTCACCAGGCGGGAGCAGACCCCGCCCGACCCCGTTCATCTTGTGCAGCCGCAGGGCGACAAGGCGGGACAGCGTTCGGGCCAGGAGCTCCCAGTACGGCAGCCTGGCGTGCGGACCTCCCGAGGTGGCCACCAGGCCGACCCCCGCCACCCGATCCGACAGCGTGTCGGGACGGTCGGCCAGCAGACGGAGCACGACCATGCCCCCCATCGAGTGGCCGACCAGTATCGCCTGCCGGAGGTCCAGGGCCTCGAGGACGGTGAGGAGGTCGGTCCCGAGACGGGTGAGGTCGGCCGGTTCCCGGCCGGGACGGGACTGCCCGTGGCCACGCTGGTCGATGGCGACGACCCGGTGGGTGGCCGACAGGTCGTGCAGCTGGTAGCCCCAGATACGCGCCGCCAGAGTGATCCCGTGCAACAAGACGATCGGCTGGCCCTGGCCCCGCTCGAGGACGTGGATCTCGCCCCCGTCATCGGTCTCGATCGTCCGCTCGGTGACGGGGGGGACGAAATCGGCTTCGCCGACGGGCACGACCCGCGCCCTCTCCCGCCGGATGAGCTGACGCTCGACCACCGAGCCCACCCCGAGGGCGGCGCCGACGCCCAGCGCGACCCAGCGGGCCTTCACGGCGCGGTCACCCCGGACAGCCAGCGGGGCACGAGCTCGACGAGGTCGCCGGCCAGCAGGCCCTCGGGGAGTCCGAGCCCCGCGGCCCTGCCGTGGGCGTGGGCCCCGAACGCCGCCGCCTCGACGGGTCCCAGGCCCCGAGCCAGGAAGGCGCCGATGACGCCGGAGAGGACGTCGCCCGTGCCGGCGGTGGCCAGCTGGGACGAGCCCGAGGTCGACACCAGCGATCGACCGTCAGGCGCGGCCACGACGGTCGTCGAGCCCTTCAGCAGCACCACGGCGCCGGTGCGCCGGGACAGGTCGCGGGCCGCGCCGATCCGATCGGGCGCTGGTGCAGCGCCGGCGAGGCGTGCGTACTCGCCGGCGTGGGGGGTCAGCACGACCGAGGTCGAGCGGCCGGCGACAAGCTTGGCGACCTCCTCGGCCCCGCCCAGCACGTTGAGCCCGTCGGCGTCGACGAGCACGGGAACGGGGCACTCGGCGACCAGGCGGCGGACGGCCGCGGCTGTGGCCTCCGATCGTCCGAGCCCCGGCCCCATGACCAGCGCCCGACAGCGACCGACGACGCCGAGAACATCGGCGTCCCATCCCTCCGGGGGCAGCCCGTGGGCGACCACCTCGCTGCTCGGCAGGTCCCGCGGGCCGGCACCCGGCACCCCGAGCTGGAGCATCCCTGCCCCCGCCCGCATCGCCGCCAACGAGCAGAAGGTCGCCGAGCCCATCATCCCGGGCGACCCGGCGGCCACGTAGACGGCCGTCTCCCACTTGTGTGTGTCTCGCGATCGCCTGGGCAGCTGCTCGGCCACGTCGGCATCCTCCACCACGTGGATGCGGGCCCTGCTGACGTCCAGGCCGATATCGACGACCTCGACCGATCCCGACCGCGCCGGTCCCTCGCCGAGGAGCAGCCCCGGCTTGAGGGCGGCGAAGGTCACGGTGGCGTCGGCCTGCACCGCACCGGCGGCCGCCTCTCCCGTGTCGCCGTTCACCCCCGAGGGGATGTCGACGGCCACCACGAGCGCGCCCGCCGGCACGCCGGGCGCCTGGTACTGCCCCCGAAATCCCGTGCCGTAGGCGGCGTCCACGACGACGTCGCAGGGCGCCAGAACCTCCCCAGCCGCTCCTGCGTCGACCACCCTGACCCCGACGCCGCGCCGCCGGAGCCGGACGGCAGCGACCCGGCCGTCATCTCCGTTGTGGCCCTTGCCGGCCACGACGACGACCCGACGCCCGTACGACCCCCCCATCTGGCGGAGCACGGACCGGGCAACCGCGGCACCGGCCCGGTCGACGAGGGTGTCCAGGCTCACGCGCCGCTGCGCCTCGGCGTCGATGGCCTTCATCTCGTCCACCGTCACGACCGGCTTCATCGGCTGCCAGCCGGGTCGACGGGCCGGCCTCCCGGGCCGGCCAGCGCGAGCACCACGGCCTCGGCCATCAGGTCGGTGTGGGTGATCGACACCCGCCAGGCCGTGACCTCCAGGCGCCTCGCCAGCTCGGATGCCTTGCCCGCCACGGAGAGAGCGGGCGCGCCTCCAGGTCGGCGTACCACCTCGACATCGTGGAAGGCGAAGGCGCCGAGGCCGACGCCGAGCGACTTCATGGCCGCTTCCTTCACGGCGAAGCGGGCCGCCAGCCTCGGGGCGGGGTCGGCGAACCGGGCCGCGTAGGCCAGCTCGCCGTCGGTGAACAGGCGCCGTCGCAGACCGGGTCGGCGCTCGAGCGCCCGGCGGAACCTCGGCACCTCCACGGCGTCGATCCCGAGCCCGACTCCCTCGATCGCAGCCCCCGACGGGGTCATCACTCGACGGTGACGGTCTTGGCCAGGTTGCGGGGACGGTCGACGTCGTTGCCCCGCGCCATGGCCAGCGCGTAGGCGAAGAGCTGGAGGGGCACGACGTCGACCACGGGCTGGAACAGCTCGTGGCCCGCGTACGGCACCGTCAGTACGTGGTCGGCGAGCGCCCGCACGTGGGCGTCGTCAGCGTCGTCGTCGTCGACCAGGGCTATGACGATCGCC is part of the Acidimicrobiales bacterium genome and encodes:
- a CDS encoding P1 family peptidase is translated as MITDLSGVRVGHWSDEKARTGCTVVLLPPGTVASGEVRGGAPGTREWELLAPERLVQHVDAVVLSGGSAFGLAACDGVARWCEERGIGLATPAGPVPIIVGAVLFDLGVGDSSVRPDADAGYAAAEAATADVVATGAVGAGTGATVSTWRGRDAAVPAGIGTATERREHLTVSALMAVNAFGDVVPPGSAA
- a CDS encoding alpha/beta hydrolase; protein product: MKARWVALGVGAALGVGSVVERQLIRRERARVVPVGEADFVPPVTERTIETDDGGEIHVLERGQGQPIVLLHGITLAARIWGYQLHDLSATHRVVAIDQRGHGQSRPGREPADLTRLGTDLLTVLEALDLRQAILVGHSMGGMVVLRLLADRPDTLSDRVAGVGLVATSGGPHARLPYWELLARTLSRLVALRLHKMNGVGRGLLPPGDLAYLIARGAFGAAPRPAHVELTREIIDDTSVAVVAELLADVMTVDLCRDLGAVDREALVVVGSRDALTPPWQARRLVAALPEAELLTLTGCGHMVMLERREELAASLERFARSCRLRAAKSA
- a CDS encoding NAD(P)H-hydrate dehydratase, whose product is MKPVVTVDEMKAIDAEAQRRVSLDTLVDRAGAAVARSVLRQMGGSYGRRVVVVAGKGHNGDDGRVAAVRLRRRGVGVRVVDAGAAGEVLAPCDVVVDAAYGTGFRGQYQAPGVPAGALVVAVDIPSGVNGDTGEAAAGAVQADATVTFAALKPGLLLGEGPARSGSVEVVDIGLDVSRARIHVVEDADVAEQLPRRSRDTHKWETAVYVAAGSPGMMGSATFCSLAAMRAGAGMLQLGVPGAGPRDLPSSEVVAHGLPPEGWDADVLGVVGRCRALVMGPGLGRSEATAAAVRRLVAECPVPVLVDADGLNVLGGAEEVAKLVAGRSTSVVLTPHAGEYARLAGAAPAPDRIGAARDLSRRTGAVVLLKGSTTVVAAPDGRSLVSTSGSSQLATAGTGDVLSGVIGAFLARGLGPVEAAAFGAHAHGRAAGLGLPEGLLAGDLVELVPRWLSGVTAP
- the acpS gene encoding holo-ACP synthase: MTPSGAAIEGVGLGIDAVEVPRFRRALERRPGLRRRLFTDGELAYAARFADPAPRLAARFAVKEAAMKSLGVGLGAFAFHDVEVVRRPGGAPALSVAGKASELARRLEVTAWRVSITHTDLMAEAVVLALAGPGGRPVDPAGSR